Proteins co-encoded in one Ruegeria pomeroyi DSS-3 genomic window:
- a CDS encoding fumarylacetoacetate hydrolase family protein: MLPHSNPTPEATLVGRIWRPGIGPCLVRLDGDRVVDITSTALPTLHALLETPDPLDTARAAPGTPVTTLAELAGSSSPDAGSDALRLLAPPDLQAVKASGVTFAASMVERVIEEQAAGDPDRAAAIRVRVGRVIGDSLSGIVPGSPKAMQVKAVLQEEGLWSQYLEVGIGPDAEVFTKCQPMAAVGWGARVGLHPISSWNNPEPEIVLAINSRGDILGATLGNDVNLRDVEGRSALLLGKAKDNNASCAIGPFLRLFDADFTLDTVRAAELSMTVKGSDGFILDGRSSMAQISRDPASIVAQTIGRHHQYPDGFFLFLGTMFAPIQDRDATGQGFTHHQGDVVTISEAALGSLRNSVFLSTDCPEWKFGTAALMKNLAKRGLL; encoded by the coding sequence ATGCTGCCTCATTCCAACCCCACGCCCGAGGCCACGCTTGTCGGCCGCATCTGGCGCCCCGGTATCGGACCCTGCCTGGTCCGCCTCGACGGGGACCGGGTGGTCGATATCACCTCGACCGCCCTGCCCACCCTGCATGCCCTGCTGGAGACGCCCGATCCGCTCGACACCGCCCGCGCCGCGCCCGGCACGCCGGTCACCACCCTGGCAGAGCTTGCGGGCAGCTCGAGCCCCGATGCCGGTTCGGACGCGCTGCGCCTGCTGGCGCCGCCCGACCTGCAGGCGGTCAAGGCCAGCGGCGTCACCTTCGCCGCCTCGATGGTCGAGCGGGTGATAGAGGAGCAGGCCGCCGGCGACCCTGACCGCGCGGCCGCGATCCGCGTCCGCGTCGGCCGGGTGATCGGCGACAGCCTGTCGGGCATCGTGCCCGGCTCGCCCAAGGCGATGCAGGTCAAGGCGGTGCTGCAAGAGGAAGGGCTCTGGTCGCAATACCTCGAGGTCGGAATCGGCCCGGATGCCGAAGTCTTTACCAAGTGCCAGCCCATGGCCGCCGTCGGTTGGGGCGCCCGCGTGGGCCTGCATCCGATCTCGAGCTGGAACAACCCCGAACCCGAGATCGTGCTCGCCATCAATTCGCGCGGCGATATCCTGGGTGCGACGCTTGGCAATGACGTGAATCTGCGCGACGTCGAAGGCCGCTCCGCCCTGCTGCTGGGAAAGGCCAAGGATAACAACGCCTCTTGCGCCATCGGCCCGTTCCTGCGCCTGTTCGACGCCGACTTCACGCTCGACACGGTCCGGGCTGCCGAGCTGTCGATGACGGTCAAAGGCTCCGACGGCTTCATCCTCGATGGCCGGTCCTCGATGGCGCAGATCAGCCGCGATCCGGCCAGCATCGTGGCGCAGACGATCGGGCGGCACCATCAGTATCCCGACGGGTTCTTCCTGTTCCTGGGCACCATGTTCGCCCCGATCCAGGATCGCGACGCGACGGGCCAGGGGTTTACCCATCACCAGGGCGATGTGGTGACCATTTCCGAGGCCGCACTTGGCAGCTTGCGCAACAGCGTGTTCCTGTCGACCGATTGCCCGGAATGGAAATTCGGCACCGCCGCTCTGATGAAAAACCTTGCCAAACGGGGGCTGCTGTGA